GGACGCGCGACTGATGCTGCGGTGTGGCCGCGGCGCGCAGGTTCAGCGCGCCCGCGCCACGACCAGGACGGCGTTGCCCAGCTCGCCCGGCGAAAGCGCCGCCTCGCGCGCCGCCGCGACGATGCGCGACAGCCCCACCTCGCAACCGGTGCCGCTCACCGTCTGACGGGTTTCCACCACGAAGCCGGCTTCGCGCAGCGCACGTCGCAGCTGCGTCGGCGGGTACAGCACCAGGTGCTGCGCCGGGTCCAGCATCGGCCAGCGGTCCTTCTGCCAGCGCGCGCGCAGGGAGCGCGCGTTCGGAGTCTGCACGACCAGGACCCCGCCGGGACGCAGGCCCGCGCGACAGCGTTGCAGCAACGCCGTCGGGTCGACCACGTGTTCGAGCACATCCAACGCGATGACGACATCGGCGGCGCCGGGCCACGGCCATTCGCTGCCGGAAACCGCGTCACCCGTGACGATGGTGGCCGTCGGCACCCGTTCCTGTGCGCGCGCTGCCAGCTCCGGCGACAACTCGACGCCCGCCACCTGCCAGCCACGCGCGGCGGCGTCCGCCAGCAGGATGCCCGCGCCGCAGCCGACGTCGACCAGCCGGCCCGGACCGCTGTCGACGTTCGCATGTCGCAATGCCAGGTCCAGGCGGCGCCTGAAGTACGCTTTGCGCACGAGATCGGCCGCTTCACAATGCGCGGCCGCAGCGCCGCTGAACGGCGCGTTGCCCGGCAGTGCGGGCGGGTCGGGCAGGAAGAAGCCCCCGCAGGCCGCGCAGCGCGCATAGGCGCCCACGCGCGCGAAACGGGCGGCGGAACGGCAGATCGGGCAGTTCATGGACGGCATCGTAGCGCACCCCGCCCGCGAAGCAAGCGGCCAGTGCGCAGCCCCGGGTACCATCATGGCCCGCAAAATGCTCCTGCTCGACTGCACAAGGCACGGCGGTCATGAGGGATGGCCGCAGTAGCACAGGAGAAGGCACCATGAGAAACAAGCATCTGCTGCTGGCCCTGGCCGTCCTGTTCCTGCCGCCGGCGCTGGCGGGCGCCGGGACGCTGGAGGCACTGACCGCCACTGCGGATTGCAACGCGTGGAGCGCGGAAGCGACCGTCGCCTTCCGGCCGGGCGCAACGATGGTACTCCTCCTCTTCGACATGCAACTGGCCGACAGCGTCGGCGTCGTGATCGAGGACTATCATTGGGAACAGTGGCTCGAGATCCCGGCGACGGCGACGGCAACCTACCCGTTCGGGGCCGCCTGGCAGACGCCGCTCGACCGCTCAGCCACGATGATTGCTTTCGCCGAAGTCTACGATGCGCGCGGCGATGTCTACTCGCTGACCCAGGGCGATGTCGTCACCCCGCTGGCCTGCAATGCCGACGGCGGCACGCCGGCCGATACCTGCCGGCACGCCGCCCGCTGGTGGCTGCGCCATCGCTCGCAATGGCCGGTGGGCGCGCTGAGCCTGGGCCACGTCGAGTACGATGCGGGGCAGCTGACGCACCTCCTGCGCGGTCCGCATCGCGGGCAGGTGGCCCGTCGCCTGGCGCACCAGCTGGCTGTGGCCAAGCTGAATCTGGCCAACGGCGCCACGAATGATATCGCCGAGTCCGTGGCCGCTGCCGACGCCTGGCTGGTGGCCCATCCCCTGGATTCGCGCAGCCGTCACCAGGAACCGCGCAACAACGAGCGGCGTGCCGGACTGCGCCTGATCAAGAACCTGTGCCAATGGAACCACAGCGGTTGCCCCGACGGCAGCCAGATCCTGGGCGACGACGACGAGGAAACCGGCAAGGACGGCCTGACGCTGGACTTCGGTGACTCGAACCAGGAATTCACCGGCGACCTTGCCGACTTCGAGGTCGACGAGAAGGCCGCCGAGGAAGTCACGAACCTGGGCACGCTGAAGGCGATGTTCAGGTAGGCAGGAACATCTCCGCCACGGGGCCCGGGATCACAGGCGTGGTCCCGGGCCTGTTCCTATGGGGCCCTGGTTGTCGACCGGGGCCCGGCCTGGGCCGGGAACAGGAATCGGGCAGCCGCGGGAAAGCGCCGCGCCCAGAACGACTCGTGGTGGCGTGCGCCGTCATCCTCGACGACGAGGAGGTCTTCGCCCTCGCGGAATCCGCGGCGCAGGAGCGCTTCGCGAAGGGCGCGCAGGTCGTCGAGGGAGTCGTCGACGCCGTTGCCGTCGCCGTCCTGCAGGTTGCCTTCCTCGCGCGATCCCATGTCGACGTACAGGCGCACGGCGGGACGCGGTCGCGAGGCCGCCATGGCCTGCGGCGCGTGGCCGGCCCAGGCCAGGCTGGGCGACAGCGCAGCCAGGCGGCCGAAGACGTCGGGGCGCGCATAGGCCGCATGCAGGGCCATGAGCCCGCCGAACGAGGACCCGCACAGACCCGTGTGGGTGGGGCCGTCGAGTGTACGGAAGGCGCGGTCGACGGCAGGCTTCAGCACCTCGACGATGGCGCGCAGGTGATCGCCCCCGCCGCCGGTTGCTTCGCGCCAGGCGGGCTCCGGCCAGGGCGTGTACTCCCGCGCGCGCAGGCCCTCGCCGTTGGCCACTGCCACGGCGATGAGCGGTTCGACCCCGCCCGCGTCCACGAGCCGGGCCAGCGATTCGTCCACTTCCCACTCGCCCGCGAAGCTGGTGGCGGCATCGAAGACGTTCTGGCCGTCCAGCAGGTAGAGCACGGGGTAGCGGCGCGCCGGGTCGTCCTCGTAGCCGGGCGGCAGCCAGACCCAGACGCGGCGGCCGTCCAGGAAGCCGGGGACCTCGAGCCGCCGCACATCGCCGGTCGTGCTCGCTCGCGGCGGGGAGCCGTCGGCCCAGCCGGCAACCGCCAGCGACAGCGTCGTGTCGCCGAGCGCCACGTGCAGGCGGTTCTGGAGCTCCTCGCCGGCCGGCCCCTTCTCCACGGACGACCAGCCGCCGAGCGTGAACTTGAACTGCAGGGGCTGCCCGTCAGGGAACGTCGCCCGTCGCCGCCACAGCCCGTCGCTGCCGCGCTCCAGCGCCCACGCCGCCTCTCCCGGGCGCCAGCCCTGGAAGTCGCCCGCCACGTACACCACGGCCTGTGCCGGCGTCGACGGGGGTACCGACACCTCGAAGGTGACTTCCGCGGCCCGGGCACAGAACGCCAGGACCACCATGCCGATGACAACGGCCGCTGCCTTCATGGATCGAGCTCCCGATCGGCGCTTTTTGCTGACACGGCCCGCCCCCATCGTCCAGAATGATCCCCATCCGCCCTGATACCGGATCCCGGGACGCCGAGAGGATACCATGAACCGCCTGGCCTGGCTCGACTGGTTGGTCATTGCCGCGTACTTCGCACTGGTGTTCTTCATCGCCTGGCTCTACACGCGGCGCGAGCGCGTGCGCGAGAGTTCCGGGCAGTACTTCCTGGCCGGCCGGGACGTGGGCTGGTTCGTGGTGGGCGCTTCGCTGTTCGCCTCGAACATCGGTTCGGAACACCTGGTGGGCCTGGCGGGCACCGGCGCCGCCAGCGGCGTCGCGGTCGGGCAGTTCGAGGTGCTGGCCTCGCTGATCCTGCTGCTGCTGGGCTGGGTGTTCGTCCCGTTCTACCTGCGCAGCGGCGTCACCACCATGCCCGAGTTCCTCGAGCGCCGGTACTCGCCGGCGGCGCGCTGGTACCTGGCCGTCATCTCGGTGGTGGGCTATGTGCTGACGAAGATCTCGGTCACCATCGCCGCCGGCGGCATCGTCTTCGGCGCGCTGATGGGGCTCGATTTCTGGGTCGGCGCGCTGATCGTCGTGGTGGCCACCGGCATCTACACGGTGCTGGGCGGCCTGCGCGCGGTGCTCATCACCGACACGCTGCAGTTGTTCGTGCTGCTGATCGGCTCGCTGGTGCTCACCTTTGCCGGCGTGAACGCCCTGGGCGGCTGGTCCCAGCTGAAGGCGAGCGCCGGCCCCGGCTTCTTCGACATGTGGCTGCCGGCCACCGACCCGAACTTCCCCTGGACCGGCATCCTGCTGGGGGCGCCCATCCTCGGCGTCTGGTACTGGTGCACCGACCAGTTCATCGTCCAGCGCGTGCTGGCGGCACGCAATCTCGACCATGCGCGTGGCGGCACCATCTTCGCCGCCCTCCTGAAGCTGCTGCCCGTGGTGCTGTTCGTGCTGCCGGGCGTCGCGGCCTACGGGCTGGTGCAGCAGGGCAAGCTGGTGCTGGAAAGGCCCGACCAGGCGCTGCCGGCGATGGTCACGGCCCTGCTGCCGGCCGGACTGCGCGGCATCGTCGTGGCGGGGCTGCTCGCGGCGCTCATGAGCTCGCTGTCGTCGGTGTTCAACTCGTGCTCGACCCTGATGACCTTCGACATCTACCGCAAGCTGAAGCCGGCGGCTTCCGAGCGGCAACTGGTGGCGTTCGGCCAGATCGCCACCGGCGTGCTGGTGCTGCTGGCCGTGCTGTGGATCCCGCTGATGGCGCGCATCTCGGGCCAGCTCTACCAGTACCTGCAGAGCGTGCAGGCGTACATCTCGCCGCCCATCGCGGCGGTCTTCCTGCTGGGCCTGTTCTGGACGCGCGTGAACGCGCGCGGCGCCATGGCCGCCCTCGGCGCGGGCTTCGTGCTGGGCGCGCTGCGACTGGTGCTGGAATTGAACGCGGGGTCGCTGGACGGCCTGCTGCTGGCCTACGCGAAGATGAACTTCCTGCACTTCGCGGCGATGCTGTTCGCGATCTGCGTCGCCGTGCTCGTGCTCGTGAGCCTGACGGCGCCCGCGCCTTCGAGCGCACAACTGGCCGGGTTGACGTACGCGACGGCGGGGCCGAACGTACCGTCGAAGCATCGCGGGCTGCTGGTCTGGCTGAGCTGGCTGGTGGTCCTGGGAGTCGCGATCACCTGGTGGGTGTTCCGCGGCTGAAACCGTGGCGAAAGGTCCCGAACATGGCCGATGTCGTCGCTGGGCGCCTGCTGGACATGCTGATGCAGGCCAACCGGCTGAAAACAACGCCGCGCACCGGCTGGTTCCAGCGCGGCGTGCCTTCGCCCGAAAGCGTGGCCGACCACAGCCATGGCGTGGCGCTCATCGCGCTGGCGCTGCTCGGCAGCGTGCCGGAGAAGCTGGACCGTGCGAAGGTGCTGGCGATGGCCATCGCCCATGACCTGGCCGAGAGCGTGACCGGAGACCTCTCGCTGGGCGCCTCGCGTCTGCTGCCGCCGGGCGCCAAGATGGCCGCCGAGAGCGCCGCCCTGGACGAACTGCTGGCCGGGATCGGCTTTGCCGGCGAGTGGATGGACCTGTGGGTGGAATTCGAGGCGCAGGCCACGCCCGAGGCCAGGCTCGTGCGCGACGCCGACCGGCTGGACCTGCTGGCCACCGCGCTGTCGTACGAGCTCTCGACCGGCACCAGCTGCCTGGAGGAATTCTGGCGCTTCGCGCCGGAGTCGGGCTTCACCTACGACGTGAGCCGCGAACTGGTGCGCGGGCTGCAGGAGCGCCGCCCATGAAGCTGTTTGCGGTCATGCTCGGCGGCACCGCCCCCGGCGCCAATACGGAACTGCACGATGCGGTCTTCGCCGTCGGCGACACCATCGAGTCCACGTATGAGCAGCTGATGGGCCAGTGGTTCGGCGCGTTGCGCGGGCTGCACATCGATTCGTGGCTGCCGCTCGAGGTGGTCGACGGGCATCGCGTGGTGCTGCGCCCGGAGCCGCCAGGCGGTTCGCGCCGCCTGTGGTTCATCAACCTGGGCGCCTACCGCAGCGGACGCTTCGGCGAGCTGCACGAGGTCGCCTTCCTCGTGGCCGAGACGGGCGACGAGGTCAAGTCGCGCGCCCGCGCCGCCCTGCTGGTCGGCGAGTCCGAACAGCACACCGACGACCTGCACGAAGTCGACGACATCATCGAGGTGGCTGTTGCGGGCGGGCTGCATGTGCACCTGGAGCCCGCCGCCGACCCCGCGGCGGCGCTTGAGCCGGTCAACGGCTGGCACCCGCTGCCCGAAGGCGTGATCGCCGCCTACGCATTGAAGTCGGGGCGGGTCTAGTCCCGACAGCGGCCCTTCCTCAGCGCACCACCCGCACATGCGTGGACCACACGCCCGCCGTCCAGTCGCCGTCCACCCGCGCAGACTCCAGGCGCCCGTCACCGTAGGTGAACTGCGTCAGGCGGTACTCGCCGTCCAGGTGGCCGTGGCCGTCGCCGGCGTCCTCGTAGAGCGCCCCGACGGCGCGGCCCTGCGCATCGGGATTGACGAGCAGTTCGACCTCTTCGAGCGCTTTCTCGTCCGACCACTGCACGAGCGGCCCGAGCGGCAGTGCGGCCCCTTCGCGCAGGAACAGGCGCGGCAGGTCGGCGTCGGTCAGGTCACCGTCCACGAGCGAGATCTCGCGCCAGTTGCCGCGCGGGAACGCCGGCAACGGAGCGGCCGGGTCGCGCCGGCCCGGCTTCACGTTGGCCACCACGAGCAGGTCGTCGCCGAGCAGGAAGGCGTCGTCGACATCGCGCAGCGCCGGGTCGGCCGGGTCGGCGAAGAAGACCGGCCGCGCGATGGGCAGGCCGCTGCGTGCGGCCTCGCGCGCCAGCGTGTAGAAGTACGGCAGCAGGCGGTAGCGACGCTGCAGGGCCAGGCGGCAGGTGTTCTCGACGTCCTTGCCGAACGACCACGGTTCCTTGTCGATGTTACCCTTGCCGGTGTGTCCGCGCGCGAACGGCAGCAGCGCGCCGACACCCATCCAGCGCGCGTACAGCGGGCCGTCGCCGGGGCCGACAAAGCCGCCGATGTCCGGACCGCTCAGCGGCTGCCCCGACAGGCCCAGGTTCAGGACCATCGACAGCGACATGTCGAGGTGGTCCCAGCTGGCCGTGTTGTCGCCCGTCCACGTCGCGGCCCAGCGCTGGCCGCCGAGGTGCGAGGCTCGGGTCAGCACGAACGGTCTCTGCCGCGGGCGCGCCTGTTCGAAGCCCTCGTACGTCGCGCGCGACATCAGCATGCCGTAGACGTTGTGGTAGCGCGCATGCGTGCCGGTGCCGCCCAGCTCCGGGTCGGCGCGATGCACGTTGGTGACCGGCATCGTGTGGCCGTCGACGTTGAAGACGGCCGGCTCGTTCATGTCGTTCCAGATGCCGTCCAGGCCCAGGCTGAGGAACTGCCCGTAGAGGCCGCCCCACCAGGCCCGCACGCGTTCGATCGTGAAGTCGGGGAACACGCAGTTGCCCGGCCAGACCGAACCCTGGTAGGGCTTGCCTGCCGGCGTCTGCACCCAGGCGTCGAGCGCGTCGCCCGTCTCGAACACGTGGTAGCCGCTCTCCTGCTTGATGCCCGGGTCGATGATGGCCACGGTGCGGAAGCCCTGCGCCTGCAGCTCGCCGTCCAGTCCGCGCAGGTCGGGAAACGCGTTCGCATCGACCGTGAAGCAGCGGAAGCCGTCCATGTAGTCGATGTCGAGCCAGATGACGTCGCAGGGGATGGCGCGGCTGCGGAAGCCGTCGGCGATCTCGCGCACGCGATCGTCGGGTGTGTAGGAATAGCGGCACTGGTGGTAGCCCAGGGCCCAGCGAGGCGGCAGGTGCATGGTGCCCGTCAGCGCGGCCAGGGCGCGGACGACGTCCTGCGGCGATGCGCCCTCGATGACGATCACCGCGAACTCCGGCCCCGCCGCCTCGAAACGGATGCCCTGGTTCAGGTCGATCAGGCAGCGCTCCGGCGTGTCGGCCAGCACGCCGTACGCCGAGCCGTCGCTCCGGACGGCCAGCACCCAGGGGTGCGACTGGTACAGGCTGAGCTCGGCGCGCTGCCAGCCGTAGGCATCGGTGTTCCAGGCAACGGTGCGCGTGCGGTTGCGGCGCAGGCCGCCGGCCACCTCGCCGGTGCCGTAGAGGTCGGTGCCTTCGGCCACCGGCAGCCAGGCGGCTGCGCGGCCCTGGACCCTGGAGAACACGGGCGTGCGCACCGCGTCGGCCGACCAGTCCGGCGGCGGCGGGCCGTCGGGGCGCAGCGGCGCCTGCAGGCACAGCGACGGCGGCGCCTGGTCACGCGCGGCGGCCGAGGCATGGAAGACGACGGCGCGGGTGCCGGGCACGGGCTCGGGCAGGGATTGTCCCGCCGGGGGCGTGGGCGCTGCCGCCTGGGCACGTGCTGCAGGCACGGCCGCGAACACGGCGAGCACGGCAACGAGCGCTGCCGGCACGAGGGCACAGGACATGGTCGAGCGTCGGGTCAGGCTCATGGCGGGCTGTTCCTTCCACCGGGTTTGCCGCAGCATAGCGTCTGCCGGCGCGGGGCTCAAGACCGGTGGCCACGTTGGGGGAAAGCAACCGGCCGGGGGTCCGCAGTCCCCCGGCCGTTGCCGCCGCCCGAAGGCGGCCGCCACCTGTTGAAGGGCGGCTATTTGAGCAGGATGGCCGGCTTGGTGTCGATGCCGGCGCTGTTCTGCACGCGGAAGAAGTAGGCGCCGCTCGCGACGGAGCCGCCCGCCTCGTCGGTGCCGTCCCAGCGCAGCACGTGCTCGCCGGCGTCATAACTGTCGTTGAGCAGCACGCGCACCAGGCGACCACCCACCGTGAACACTTCCACGCGCACCTGGCCCGCCTCCGGCAGGCTGAAGGCGATGTTCGTGTTCGGGTTGAACGGGTTCGGGTAGATCGACTGGATCTCGGCCGCCGCCAGCGGCAGGTCGCCCACGCCGCTGATGTAGCCCTGGAAGATCGGCAGCACCCACTCCGGGTGGTCGATGAACGGATTCCGGTTGTGCTGGTACGTGTAGACGATGTCGTTGCGGTTCCGCTCGCGATCGCTCACGGGGTCCTGCACGTGCCACTGCAGCAGCGTGGTGAGGATGCCCATGTAGGCCACGTCGAGGTTCACGCCCGTGTTCGAGGCGACGATCAGGTTGATGTCGTCGGTCAGGATCAGGTCCGGCTCCGTGCCGTCGCCCTCGTAGCGCACATCGAAATAGAGCAGCGCGCGGGCAACGTCGCCGCGGCGGCCGGTCCAGGTCTCCCAGCGCCCCTCGGGCAGGATGTTCTGGCGGTAGTTGGTGCCCGATTCGCCGTTGTAGACAGCCGTGGGGTACGACTGCGTGATGACCGTGCAGGTGTCGTAGACGTTGTTGCTGCGCGAGCTGTTGTAGCTGCTGTTGCACAGGAAGAGCATGTGGCAGTCGCTGTACGGCAGCACCGACGAGCCGTCGTTGGGGAATCCAAAGCTCTTCGGCCAGGTGTGCTCGCGGTCGTACTCGGCATTGCCGGCGCCGTACTTGATGTACGAGGTGTTCTTGTAGACGTCGATGATGCGTCCGCTGTCGAGCGGGTCCTGGTCGGCCAGTTCGAGTACGTTCCAGGTGTCGGTCGAGGCGGCGGTGTACGGGATCTTCACATGCCCGGCCCGGATCACCGTGTGAAGCGTGGCCCGCAGGGTGGCCGGCGTCGTGGTGTCGACCGCGTCGTAGTAGCCGATCGGCGCGTCGGCCTGCGCGACCGCGGCGGCCAGCAGCGAGATGATGACAGCGCACGACCGCACCGGGCCCCAGGGCCGCAAATTGTTCCTGAACAGCATGTTAACCACCAGGTTCCGTGTTGGCCCACTTGCGTGGGACCGGGCTCCCCCCATCCGGCGATCGATTCTGCATAATCATAACATTACTTGACGGGCAATACAATAGGTTCCGGCACCGGGCCCCGGCCGGCGTTCACACCCGCCAGGCCCAGCCCCGACGGTACAGCACCCAGGCAACCGTCATCCAGACCAGGACCTGGGCGCTCGCAAACAACACCGATCCCCATTCGGGGCCTGCCCAGGGCACGAAAGCGTGGCGGTAAAGCAGCGTGCGCAGCGTGGTGGGCGTGCCGCCGGCGAGGCTCCAGCGCGCGTTCACGAGCAGGCGCGCCAGAAGGCCCGAGCCGAAGAACATCAGCATGGGGTTGAATCCGAACGCCTCGAAGGGAAGCATCGGGCGACGCCAGCCGCGGATGTCGACCAGCCACGCCACCGCCGCCAGGGCGACACAGGCCAGGCCGCCCGTCAGGAGTACGTAGGTGGCGGTCCAGAGCGACTTGTTGACCGGCTCGAGGGGCGCCAGAAGCCGGCCGACCGCAGCCAGTCCGGCTCCGGCCAGGGCGAGGGCGGCCAACCGGCGCGTCGCCAGCGGCGCCCGCCCGAGCCAAGACACCACCGCGAACCCGAACAGCGTGGTCAGGGTCGCCGTGAGCGTCGACAGCAGCCCCTCGGGATCGCTGCCGCCATCGACGCCGACGCTCAGCATGTGCCCGGCGCCGAGCACCTGGAGGTCGATCCAGCGGGCAAGATTGTCGGCCGCCTCGAAGCTGCCGCCACCCCACCCGTCGAGCAGTGGCGCGCGCATGGCGACTTCATAGAGGAGCAGGAGAACGGCGGCGGCCGCGATGCGGCGGCGCTGACCGGGCCAGGCGACGATGATGGTCGAGGCCAGCAGCCAGCAGCCGCCGATGCGCTGCAGCACGCCCGGCAACCGGAGATGGCTGAAGCTGTCCGCCACGGACTGCAGGGTGAACGCGCGTGCCGCGGTGGGGTCGAGCGGAAGGCCGAAAGGAAAGGCGTTCAGCACGAGCCCGATCAGGATGATGAGGCCGCCCCGGCGCAGCGAGTGTCGCAGCAGGCTTGCCCGTGCCTCGCCGTCACGCAGGCGCCGCTCCAGGCTCAGGGCCATGGCCCCGCCCATCGCGAACAGGAAGAACGGGAACACCAGGTCCGTCAGCGTGCAGCCGTGCCAGGCGGCGTGCCGCAACTGGGAACTGAGGCTCCACTCCCATGATCCGGGGTTGTTGACCTGGATCATGAGCGCGACGGTCAGGCCGCGCAGCACGTCCAGGGAGACCAGTCTGTGACGCATGCGGCCATGGTGCACCGGCAATACCGGTGTTGGCGAGTGTTTTCCGGGAACCGCCTCGCGGCCGGTCCTGCTCAACGCCCGCCGGCCGGGCGCGCGCGCGCCAGCGTGCCGTAGTACAGTTCACCGGTGCCCGGGCGCGACGGGTCTGCCGCACGCGAGGACGGCGAGGGAACCGATTCGCCGTCGCTTCCGGGCCGTGCTGCCGAGGCATCCAGCAGAGCCACGTACGGAGCCAGGCTGAGGTCGAGCCGCTCACGCAGCGCCTTCGCGCCCTGTTCGTCGCCGCGGATCTCGTGCAGCGCGATCGCCGTCACCGCGTACTCGGCGTGCGCGGAATCGAGCCGGTCGGCCGCCAGTGACAGCTGCAGCGGGATCACGGAGAAGCCTTCGGCCTGCAGAACCAGCG
The sequence above is drawn from the bacterium genome and encodes:
- a CDS encoding sodium/solute symporter (Members of the Solute:Sodium Symporter (SSS), TC 2.A.21 as described in tcdb.org, catalyze solute:Na+ symport. Known solutes for members of the family include sugars, amino acids, nucleosides, inositols, vitamins, urea or anions, depending on the system.) is translated as MNRLAWLDWLVIAAYFALVFFIAWLYTRRERVRESSGQYFLAGRDVGWFVVGASLFASNIGSEHLVGLAGTGAASGVAVGQFEVLASLILLLLGWVFVPFYLRSGVTTMPEFLERRYSPAARWYLAVISVVGYVLTKISVTIAAGGIVFGALMGLDFWVGALIVVVATGIYTVLGGLRAVLITDTLQLFVLLIGSLVLTFAGVNALGGWSQLKASAGPGFFDMWLPATDPNFPWTGILLGAPILGVWYWCTDQFIVQRVLAARNLDHARGGTIFAALLKLLPVVLFVLPGVAAYGLVQQGKLVLERPDQALPAMVTALLPAGLRGIVVAGLLAALMSSLSSVFNSCSTLMTFDIYRKLKPAASERQLVAFGQIATGVLVLLAVLWIPLMARISGQLYQYLQSVQAYISPPIAAVFLLGLFWTRVNARGAMAALGAGFVLGALRLVLELNAGSLDGLLLAYAKMNFLHFAAMLFAICVAVLVLVSLTAPAPSSAQLAGLTYATAGPNVPSKHRGLLVWLSWLVVLGVAITWWVFRG
- a CDS encoding endonuclease, which gives rise to MLFRNNLRPWGPVRSCAVIISLLAAAVAQADAPIGYYDAVDTTTPATLRATLHTVIRAGHVKIPYTAASTDTWNVLELADQDPLDSGRIIDVYKNTSYIKYGAGNAEYDREHTWPKSFGFPNDGSSVLPYSDCHMLFLCNSSYNSSRSNNVYDTCTVITQSYPTAVYNGESGTNYRQNILPEGRWETWTGRRGDVARALLYFDVRYEGDGTEPDLILTDDINLIVASNTGVNLDVAYMGILTTLLQWHVQDPVSDRERNRNDIVYTYQHNRNPFIDHPEWVLPIFQGYISGVGDLPLAAAEIQSIYPNPFNPNTNIAFSLPEAGQVRVEVFTVGGRLVRVLLNDSYDAGEHVLRWDGTDEAGGSVASGAYFFRVQNSAGIDTKPAILLK
- a CDS encoding HD family hydrolase, which encodes MADVVAGRLLDMLMQANRLKTTPRTGWFQRGVPSPESVADHSHGVALIALALLGSVPEKLDRAKVLAMAIAHDLAESVTGDLSLGASRLLPPGAKMAAESAALDELLAGIGFAGEWMDLWVEFEAQATPEARLVRDADRLDLLATALSYELSTGTSCLEEFWRFAPESGFTYDVSRELVRGLQERRP
- a CDS encoding alpha/beta hydrolase — protein: MKAAAVVIGMVVLAFCARAAEVTFEVSVPPSTPAQAVVYVAGDFQGWRPGEAAWALERGSDGLWRRRATFPDGQPLQFKFTLGGWSSVEKGPAGEELQNRLHVALGDTTLSLAVAGWADGSPPRASTTGDVRRLEVPGFLDGRRVWVWLPPGYEDDPARRYPVLYLLDGQNVFDAATSFAGEWEVDESLARLVDAGGVEPLIAVAVANGEGLRAREYTPWPEPAWREATGGGGDHLRAIVEVLKPAVDRAFRTLDGPTHTGLCGSSFGGLMALHAAYARPDVFGRLAALSPSLAWAGHAPQAMAASRPRPAVRLYVDMGSREEGNLQDGDGNGVDDSLDDLRALREALLRRGFREGEDLLVVEDDGARHHESFWARRFPAAARFLFPAQAGPRSTTRAP
- a CDS encoding DUF1543 domain-containing protein, producing MKLFAVMLGGTAPGANTELHDAVFAVGDTIESTYEQLMGQWFGALRGLHIDSWLPLEVVDGHRVVLRPEPPGGSRRLWFINLGAYRSGRFGELHEVAFLVAETGDEVKSRARAALLVGESEQHTDDLHEVDDIIEVAVAGGLHVHLEPAADPAAALEPVNGWHPLPEGVIAAYALKSGRV
- a CDS encoding DUF5009 domain-containing protein, with the protein product MRHRLVSLDVLRGLTVALMIQVNNPGSWEWSLSSQLRHAAWHGCTLTDLVFPFFLFAMGGAMALSLERRLRDGEARASLLRHSLRRGGLIILIGLVLNAFPFGLPLDPTAARAFTLQSVADSFSHLRLPGVLQRIGGCWLLASTIIVAWPGQRRRIAAAAVLLLLYEVAMRAPLLDGWGGGSFEAADNLARWIDLQVLGAGHMLSVGVDGGSDPEGLLSTLTATLTTLFGFAVVSWLGRAPLATRRLAALALAGAGLAAVGRLLAPLEPVNKSLWTATYVLLTGGLACVALAAVAWLVDIRGWRRPMLPFEAFGFNPMLMFFGSGLLARLLVNARWSLAGGTPTTLRTLLYRHAFVPWAGPEWGSVLFASAQVLVWMTVAWVLYRRGWAWRV
- a CDS encoding class I SAM-dependent methyltransferase, which produces MNCPICRSAARFARVGAYARCAACGGFFLPDPPALPGNAPFSGAAAAHCEAADLVRKAYFRRRLDLALRHANVDSGPGRLVDVGCGAGILLADAAARGWQVAGVELSPELAARAQERVPTATIVTGDAVSGSEWPWPGAADVVIALDVLEHVVDPTALLQRCRAGLRPGGVLVVQTPNARSLRARWQKDRWPMLDPAQHLVLYPPTQLRRALREAGFVVETRQTVSGTGCEVGLSRIVAAAREAALSPGELGNAVLVVARAR
- a CDS encoding alpha-glucosidase, which codes for MSLTRRSTMSCALVPAALVAVLAVFAAVPAARAQAAAPTPPAGQSLPEPVPGTRAVVFHASAAARDQAPPSLCLQAPLRPDGPPPPDWSADAVRTPVFSRVQGRAAAWLPVAEGTDLYGTGEVAGGLRRNRTRTVAWNTDAYGWQRAELSLYQSHPWVLAVRSDGSAYGVLADTPERCLIDLNQGIRFEAAGPEFAVIVIEGASPQDVVRALAALTGTMHLPPRWALGYHQCRYSYTPDDRVREIADGFRSRAIPCDVIWLDIDYMDGFRCFTVDANAFPDLRGLDGELQAQGFRTVAIIDPGIKQESGYHVFETGDALDAWVQTPAGKPYQGSVWPGNCVFPDFTIERVRAWWGGLYGQFLSLGLDGIWNDMNEPAVFNVDGHTMPVTNVHRADPELGGTGTHARYHNVYGMLMSRATYEGFEQARPRQRPFVLTRASHLGGQRWAATWTGDNTASWDHLDMSLSMVLNLGLSGQPLSGPDIGGFVGPGDGPLYARWMGVGALLPFARGHTGKGNIDKEPWSFGKDVENTCRLALQRRYRLLPYFYTLAREAARSGLPIARPVFFADPADPALRDVDDAFLLGDDLLVVANVKPGRRDPAAPLPAFPRGNWREISLVDGDLTDADLPRLFLREGAALPLGPLVQWSDEKALEEVELLVNPDAQGRAVGALYEDAGDGHGHLDGEYRLTQFTYGDGRLESARVDGDWTAGVWSTHVRVVR